In a single window of the Mauremys reevesii isolate NIE-2019 linkage group 3, ASM1616193v1, whole genome shotgun sequence genome:
- the LOC120400149 gene encoding inverted formin-2-like, translated as MKAEADAHLKKLLKIEHNMSSIDDLKAQYGKSIQGHINGLKELEEELAAIKKKKAELADYLCEDRNKLSLQDVFNTMKTFRDLFIKALKENQERKEQATKAEKRKKLLEEEEAKRQKGEYGNIIQKGDVRPEACVTDALLVDIRKGFQLWKTTRNKSEPEIVPKTSPTETASVTSASIT; from the exons ATGAAGGCAGAGGCAGATGCCCATTTAAAGAAACTTTTGAAAATTGAGCATAACATGTCATCAATAGATGATTTAAAAGCACAGTATGGAAAATCTATTCAA GGCCATATAAACGGTTTGAAGGAACTGGAGGAGGAGCTTGCCGCCATTAAAAAGAAGAAGGCAGAACTTGCGGACTACCTCTGTGAAGATCGAAACAAATTGTCATTACAAGATGTGTTTAACACAATGAAAACCTTCAGGGATTTATTTATCAAGGCACTAAAG GAAAACCAAGAAAGGAAGGAACAAGCTACAAAggcagagaaaagaaagaaactgcTTGAAGAGGAGGAAGCTAAGCGGCAAAAAGGAGAATATGGAAATATCA TTCAAAAAGGAGATGTGAGACCAGAAGCATGTGTCACTGATGCCTTATTAGTAGATATAAGGAAAGGCTTTCAGCTATGGAAAACTACTAGGAACAAGTCTGAGCCAGAAATTGTTCCCAAAACCTCACCTACTGAAACTG CTTCTGTTACTTCAGCTTCCATTACCTGA